Proteins found in one Corythoichthys intestinalis isolate RoL2023-P3 unplaced genomic scaffold, ASM3026506v1 HiC_scaffold_96, whole genome shotgun sequence genomic segment:
- the LOC130911752 gene encoding uncharacterized protein LOC130911752, translating into MGMYCCVPGCDSVSHYKNGLRKSGYSFHNFPAWRTNRGQQISEITKARRMAWVAAVRRKNISFDHISPGMKVCSRHFASGKPASEMQTTHPDWAPSLFLDGPEVKRITSARYKRLRWRRVFAVTSAVKDQLSAVPLQAEQAMQTMDKGAVHDDGDVAEEELLQAEQAMQTMDKGAVHDDGDVAEEESTDETVAECDLCQPRLEEINRLMEENRRLNKELEKRAMGEEFLKDDTKVEYYTGLPDMEVLMGLLSCILPRLSTPTGTLSPFQMLFLTLMHLKLNLPLQHIAHLFNVNGKTASEAFSEMIDVLHATISPLVIWPSREILHATMPYQFVEAFGRRVAVILDCFEIFTQKPSNLKAQAQSYSHYRQSNSMKYLIGVTPQGAISFISKGCGGGASDKHITETSGILDKLLPGDMVLADRGFDIQDSVGLMCAEVKIPAFTQGRSQLDASDVESTRKIAHLRIHVERVIGNIRNKYTILSNKVPISFVLPCKREDVTFLDKLVVVCCALTNMSTSVVVKIQ; encoded by the exons atgggtatgTATTGTTGTGTTCCCGGGTGCGACAGCGTCTCCCACTACAAAAACGGGTTGAGGAAAAGTGGATACTCTTTTCAcaattttcctgcatggaggaccaatagAGGGCAACAAATATCagagatcacgaaggcacgacggatggcttgGGTCgcggcggttcgtcggaaaaacatttcatttgaTCATATTTCTCCTGGAATGAAAGTGTGTTCCCGTCATTTCGCCTctg gtaaacctgcatcTGAAATGCAGACAACACACCCCGATTGGGCACCATCTCTCTTTTTGGATGgtcctgaggtcaagcgcatcaCATCGGCGCGTTATAAGAGATTGAGATGGCGAAGAGTGTTTGCTGTAACTTCAGCAGTAAAAGACCAGCTATCTGCAGTCCCGTTGCAAGCAGAACAGGCAATGCAGACTATGGACAAGGGAGCTGTTCATGATGATGGGGATGTAGCAGAGGAAGAATTGTTGCAAGCAGAACAGGCAATGCAGACTATGGACAAGGGAGCTGTTCATGATGATGGGGATGTAGCAGAGGAAGAATCAACTGATGAGACCGTTGCAGAATGTGATTTATGTCAGCCAAGGCTCGAGGAGATAAATCGTCTAATGGAGGAGAACAGACGCTTGAATAAAGAACTTGAAAAGCGGGCAATGGGTGAGGAATTTCTGAAGGATGACACCAAAGTAGAATACTACACTGGACTTCCAGACATGGAGGTGCTTATGGGTCTGCTTTCATGCATCTTGCCTCGTTTGTCGACACCTACAGGAACACTTTCACCATTTCAGATGCTTTTCCTCACTCTTATGCACCTAAAGCTTAACTTGCCTTTGCAACACATTGCACACCTGTTTAATGTCAATGGAAAAACAGCCTCCGAAGCCTTTAGCGAGATGATAGATGTTTTGCATGCAACAATCAGCCCTTTAGTTATCTGGCCATCAAGAGAAATATTACATGCAACTATGCCCTATCAATTTGTGGAGGCATTTGGTAGGCGTGTTGCTGTAATACTGGACTGTTTTGAGATATTTACTCAGAAACCATCTAATCTAAAAGCCCAAGCCCAGTCATACTCCCATTACAGACAGAGTAATTCAATGAAGTATCTAATTGGGGTAACACCACAGGGTGCTATTTCATTCATCTCCAAAGGATGTGGTGGAGGTGCAAGTGATAAACACATTACAGAAACAAGTGGAATTCTAGATAAACTACTTCCTGGTGATATGGTGTTGGCAGATAGAGGGTTTGATATACAAGACAGTGTGGGGCTCATGTGTGCAGAAGTCAAGATCCCAGCTTTTACTCAAGGTCGCAGCCAGCTTGATGCAAGTGATGTGGAGAGCACGAGGAAAATTGCACACCTCCGCATTCATGTGGAACGGGTGATTGGGAACATTCGAAATAAGTACACCATTTTGTCAAACAAGGTTCCCATTAGTTTTGTGCTACCGTGTAAAAGGGAGGATGTTACCTTTCTTGATAAGCTTGTGGTTGTTTGCTGTGCTCTTACAAATATGAGCACAAGTGTTGTCGTGAAAATTCAATAA